A window of Microbacterium hominis genomic DNA:
CCGCGCCCGCAGCGATCATCGCGGCCGGCATGGCGCTGTCCTTCTTCAACCTCGGGGCGTGGGGCGCGCTGTACGCCGTGACGCCCGAGACCTATCCGACCTCGCTGCGCGCGACCGGCGCGGGGTGGGCGGCGGGCGTGGGCCGCATCGCGTCGATCGTCGCGCCGCTCACGGTGCCGTGGCTGCTCGGCATCGGGGGCGCGCCCACGCTGTTCGTGGTCTTCGCCGTGTTCTTCGCGGTCGCCGCCGCCGGCGCGTGGGGACTCGCCGACCACCGCGGACGCGCGCTCGATGATCGCTGACCCTCCTAGGCTGGAACGATGACCGGCATCAGGTACGTCGCGATCGGGGACTCCTTCACCGAGGGTGTGGGTGACGAGCTTCCCGACGGGCACGTGCGCGGGTGGGCCGACCTGGTCGCCCAGGGATGGGCGGATGCCGCGGGGACGCCGATCTCGTACGCGAACCTGGCGATCCGCGGCAAGCTCGTGCAGCCGATCGTCGATGAGCAGCTCGAACCGGCCCTGGCCCTCCGGCCCACGCATCTGTCGTTCAACGGCGGGGGAAACGACATGCTGCGCCCCCGCACCAGCGTGTCCCGCGTCGTGGCGGCCTTCGAGCACGTGCTTCGCCGCTGCGACGAAGAGGGGGTCACGCTCATCGTTCTCTCGGGCGCGAATCCCTCCGGCCAGCTGCCCCTCAGCCGCGTGATCCAGCGCCGCGGCGACCTCCTCTCCTTCGCGGTCCAGGAGCGCCTGGCCGCGCGCGCGGATCTGGTGCGGGCCTACAACTGGTTCGACCGCGAACTCGCTTCACCGCCGTACTGGTCGGAGGACCGCCTCCACATGAACGCACGCGGCCACCACCGCGTCGCCGCGCGCGTGCTCACCGCCCTCGGCGCCGAGCCTCCGGCCGGGTGGTGGTCGCTGCCCGCCCTTCCGGCGGCCACACCGCGCGGCGCCTCGTACTACCGCGACCACGTCGGCCCCTGGGTGCGCCGTCGCCTCACGGGAACGTCCTCGGGAGACGGCCGGGCGCCGAAGTTCGGGGAGTGGTCGACGATCGACCCGTCAGCCGCCTGAGGGCGTGTCCGCCCCGATCGGCCCCACCGCGTAGGTGAGCTCGGCGAAGGCCCCCGCCTGCCGCAGGGCGGTCAGTCGCAGCCGCTCCGCGCCCAGGCGACGCGGCATGAGGGGCTTTCCCGAGACGACGGTGGCGGGTGCGACGGAGACGACGATCTCGTCCAGGAGACCGGCGTCGGCGAACTGACCCGCCAGATCTCCGCCGCCCACGATCCAGACGTCGCGCTCACCCGCAGCGGCGCGGATGTCGGCCCACTGATCGCGAACCGACCCCGAGGCGAACCGGATGTCGGCGCCCGGCACGACCGGCAGGTCCCGTGAGGTGAACACCCAGGTCGGCCGGTCGCCGTAGTACGACGGCCACTTCTCCGGATGTTCCAGGAGCTCTTCGTGCCGCAGCACCCACTCGTAGGTGGACGATCCCTGAACCAGGACACCGACGCCGGACAGGAACGCGGTGAAGTCGTCGCCTCCGCCGTCGCCTCCGGGAACAGAGAAGAGCCAGTCGAGCGAGTCCTCGTCGTCGGCGAGGAAGCCGTTGAGCGTGGTGGCGGTGTAGAAGATCACGCGGGTCATGCCGGACACGATAACGACCGGCTGCGACACCCGACAGGTCAGAGCGCGCCCGCTCTGCGCAGCGCGTCGAGCGCGAGACGGCTGCCCGCGCCGGCGGCCACGACCGGGGTGGCGCCCTCCGCGGCCGCGCAGAGGAATCCCGCTGCGAACGCGTCGCCGGCCCCGGTGGAGTCCACCACGTCCGCGGCAGGCTCGACAGGCACCTCGGTGCCCGTGAAGCCGTCGACGAGGAGGACCGGGTCGGGGCCGCGCTTGACGACGAGCAGACACCCGGGCGGCATCCCCGTCCCCGCTTCATCCGCCCACGCGGCCTCCTCTGCGTTGGCGAACACGATGTCGGGCGCCAAGTCGAAGACGATCCGCCGAACCCCCGCGGCGCCGAGCGCCTCGAGGGTGGCGACGCTCGAGAGATCGAGGCTCACCGCTCCGCCTCGCCCCCGGACGATGGCCACCGCCTCGCGCACCGCGGCGCGCGACGTCTGTCCGGCGAGCCCGTACAGCGGGACGTGCAGGCGTCCGACACCGGTGAGCCAGCTCGGGTCGAGCGCCTCGAGGTCGGCCGACGCGCCACGGTCGGTGATCATCGTCCGCTCGCCGTCCCGGTCGACGAGGACCACGATCGCCCCCGTGCGTCCCTCGCGCTGCACGCGAACGTCCACGCCTGCGGCCTCGAGCTCGCCGACCAATGCCAGCCCGAGGATGTCAGAGCCCACGCGACCGAGGAAGCGCACGGGGAATCCCGCGGCGGCCGCGGCCGCCGCGACGTTGGCGGCGCTCCCGCCCCGCGTCAGGCGCACCTCGGCCGGATTGTCGGTGCCGCGCTGGAGGTCCCCGCCACCCAGCACGATGAGGTCGGCGACGAGGTCGCCCAGCACCGCGAGCATCACGCGTCGCCGGCGAGGCTCAGCGCGATCTGCGCGCCGAGGTCGACGTTGCCGCGGTAGACGGCCACGTTGACGTCGAGGCTGCGACCACCGGTCTCGCGCTGCATCGCATCCAGCAGGAACGGCGTCGTGTCGTGGCCCGAGACCCCCGCTGCATCGGCGGCGGCGAGGGCACCGGCGAGCACCGCGTCGTGGAGCTCGGGCGAGAGCTGCACCGCCTCGTCGACCGGGTGGGCCACCAGCAGCGTGGAGGGGATGCCGAGCGCATCGCGCGCACGGGCGATGCGCGCCACCTCGTCGGGGGAGTCGACGGAGAAGTCGAGGTCATAGCCGGAATCTGTGATGTAGAACGCGGGGTAGTCGGTCGTGCGGTAGCCGACCACGCCGAGCCCCAGGGTCTCGAGCCGCTCGAGGGTGAGACCGATGTCGAGGATCGACTTCACCCCGGCGCTGACGACGACGAGGGGGAGGGCTGCGAGGGTCGGGAGGTCCGCTGACTCGTCGAAGCTCTCGCTCGCGCCGCGGTGCACGCCTCCGAGCCCGCCCGTCGAGAACACCCGCACCCCGGCCCGATGCGCGAGGTGCGCGGTCGCCGCCACCGTCGTGCCCGCGCTCAGCTCCTTCACGACGATCGGGGCGAGATCGCGCACGCTCGCCTTCACCACACCGTCGGCAGTCGCGAGCCGCTCGATCTCGGCGGGGGAGAGGCCCACCGTCGGCCTCCCGTCCACGACGCCGATCGTCGCCGGCACCACGCCGACCCCGCGCACGCGCTCCTCGGCGTCGAGGGCGACCTCGAGGTTGCGGGGGCGGGGGAGGCCGTGGGTGAAGATCGTCGATTCGAGCGCCAGCACGGGGTGTCCGGCATCCACCGCCTCACGCACCTCGTCGGAGGTCTTCATCGCATCCATGACCGCCCCTCTCGCATCTGTTGATCACATTGCCACACGAATTGTCAACCCCCTGTGCATTCCGAGGTGCGTGCGGGATTCTGACGAACGGTCGTCGCCAGCAGACGGCCGACCAGTTGGGGGCACGTGCTCCCCGGAAAGGAACCTCGCATGAGCATCGGAACGGGAATCGTCCTGTTCGTCATCGGAGCCATTCTGGCGTTCGCCGTCAACGTGGAGACCGAGTGGGTGAACCTCGACCTCATCGGCTACATCCTCATGGGCGCGGGAGTCGTGGTGTTCCTCATCGGCATCGTGCTCATGGCACGCCGCCGCCAGACCGAGACGGTGGAGCGCACCGCGGTCGACCCGGCCTCGAACGAGCGCGTCACGCGTCGCAGCACGAGCGCGCCCGACGACACGGCCGGCCTCTGACCCTCGCAGCCTCACGCCGGTGGAGGGGCGGGTCCTGCGGGATCCGCCCCTCCGCCTGTCCCGGCTCGTCCGCGCCGGGGGCTCAGCGACGGCGCCGCGGGCGGGGCTGATCGAGTCCGATGTGGATGCGGGTGCGACGCCGCTCCCGCGCGATGAAGAAGGCGCCCACGGCCCAGAGCGGCACCTGGGTGAGGAAGGCGATCCGGAACGCGTCGAGGGTGTACGTGGAGGGCGTTCCGGCGCCCTGCAGGTCGAGCGCGAGGCCGATTGCGTAGATGGCGATCAGCGCCGCGAGGAATCCGCCCGCGTTCGTGACTCCCGTCGCCGTACTGAGTCGATGCGCGGGATTGTGCGTGCGGGCGTGGTCGAACGCGATCATCGAGGCCGGGCCGCCCATCGCGAGGGCGAACGCGAGGGCGTACAGCAGCCACAGGGGAGCGGGACCGCTCCAGGAGATCACGACGAGCCACGCCACGGCCTGCACCGCCACCGCCGGCAGCACCAGCGCTCTCGAGCGCATCGTGGGAATGCGGCGCGACAGTTCGCCCATGATCGGGCCGATGACCATCCCGATCAGGACGTACGTCGACAGGATGCCGGCAGCGGCGGCCGTGGAGAGCCCTTCGCCTGCGGTGAGGAAGGGCATTCCCCACAGCAGCACGAAGGCAGTGCCGGCGAAGGGCGTCGTGAAGTGCGACCAGAAGGCGAGCCGCGTGCCGGGGTGCGCCCACGCCGCCCGGATGCCCACGCCGGTGTCGACGGCGGAGGTCACCACGCGGATGGCACCGGTGTCGGTGTCGACGGTGATGTCCCGGTCGACCTCCGGCGGGTGGTTGCGCACGATCACGAAGACGAGCACGGCGAACAGGATGCCGAGCCCGGCGATGCTGCCGAAGGTGATGGTCCAGGAGGTGCTGTGCAGGAGGGCCGCCAGCGGGATGACGGCCACGAGCTGCCCGGACTGGCCGAGGATGCCGGTCATCTGCACCATGATCGGACCGCGCTGCGCGGGGAACCAGGTCGCGATCAGCCGGAGCACGCCCGGGAAGATCGCCGCATCGCCCGCGCCCAGCAGCACGCGTGCCGCGATCGCGACACCCACTGTGGGGGAGAACGCCATCACGAGCTGCCCGGCGGCCATGAGCAGCATCCCGATGGTCATGATGGGGCGGGAGCCGTACTTGTCGAGCATCACGCCGATGGGGATCTGCATCCCGCCGTACACCGCGAGCTGTACGACCGCGAACAGCGAGAGCGTAGACGCGTCGGCCTGGAAGCGTTCGGCGGCATCGACGCCGACGGCGCTCAGCGACGAGCGGTTGGTGATCGCCAGCACATACCCCGCCACGGCGACGACCCAGATCAGCCACGCCTGCCAGCCCGGTCCCACCGGAGCGGGGCGGGAGAGGGCGGGCACGCGTCTACGCTATCGCCGCCCGCGATGGCGCCGGTCGCGTCCTTGAGCTGACATAATGTGCATTATCGGCGTTATCGGTCGTGAGTGATTCCGGCGTCCACAATGTCTTGCCAGCCGCGCCCTTGCGTCATGCGACGCCACGCCGCACGGAGTGTGTCGAGCGATGTAGACCGGACGATCCCGCGTATGACGGTATGAACTATGCCGTCTGGCTGATCGCGCCGGATCCAGCCACCGCGATCACCGAGTTTTCGAACACCGTCACCCGACTTCGGCGTGTAGCTCTCACGATGGCGATACTGCGCAACTGACACTTCATGTGCATCATCGGCGCGTCCGCGATGTTCCGCGGAGCGGGCCGGATTGGATGCGCGGACACGGCGCCTTCTAGGCTCTGAGCATGCTGGAGTCGCTCACCGGGTTCGTCGTGGTGGGCGTGGCGATCGTCGTCGGCTGGATCATCGGCCGCATCGATCTGCTCGGCGAGCACGCGCGACCCGTGCTCGCGCGGCTCACGTTCTTCGTGCTGTCGCCGTTCCTGCTGTTCGTCGTGCTCGGGCAGGCCGATGTGCGGAATCTGTTCTCCGCGCTGCTGCCGGTGTCGGCGATCGCCGCCGTGGTGA
This region includes:
- a CDS encoding SGNH/GDSL hydrolase family protein yields the protein MTGIRYVAIGDSFTEGVGDELPDGHVRGWADLVAQGWADAAGTPISYANLAIRGKLVQPIVDEQLEPALALRPTHLSFNGGGNDMLRPRTSVSRVVAAFEHVLRRCDEEGVTLIVLSGANPSGQLPLSRVIQRRGDLLSFAVQERLAARADLVRAYNWFDRELASPPYWSEDRLHMNARGHHRVAARVLTALGAEPPAGWWSLPALPAATPRGASYYRDHVGPWVRRRLTGTSSGDGRAPKFGEWSTIDPSAA
- a CDS encoding carbohydrate kinase family protein: MLAVLGDLVADLIVLGGGDLQRGTDNPAEVRLTRGGSAANVAAAAAAAGFPVRFLGRVGSDILGLALVGELEAAGVDVRVQREGRTGAIVVLVDRDGERTMITDRGASADLEALDPSWLTGVGRLHVPLYGLAGQTSRAAVREAVAIVRGRGGAVSLDLSSVATLEALGAAGVRRIVFDLAPDIVFANAEEAAWADEAGTGMPPGCLLVVKRGPDPVLLVDGFTGTEVPVEPAADVVDSTGAGDAFAAGFLCAAAEGATPVVAAGAGSRLALDALRRAGAL
- a CDS encoding DUF6458 family protein: MSIGTGIVLFVIGAILAFAVNVETEWVNLDLIGYILMGAGVVVFLIGIVLMARRRQTETVERTAVDPASNERVTRRSTSAPDDTAGL
- a CDS encoding dihydrofolate reductase family protein yields the protein MTRVIFYTATTLNGFLADDEDSLDWLFSVPGGDGGGDDFTAFLSGVGVLVQGSSTYEWVLRHEELLEHPEKWPSYYGDRPTWVFTSRDLPVVPGADIRFASGSVRDQWADIRAAAGERDVWIVGGGDLAGQFADAGLLDEIVVSVAPATVVSGKPLMPRRLGAERLRLTALRQAGAFAELTYAVGPIGADTPSGG
- a CDS encoding MFS transporter yields the protein MPALSRPAPVGPGWQAWLIWVVAVAGYVLAITNRSSLSAVGVDAAERFQADASTLSLFAVVQLAVYGGMQIPIGVMLDKYGSRPIMTIGMLLMAAGQLVMAFSPTVGVAIAARVLLGAGDAAIFPGVLRLIATWFPAQRGPIMVQMTGILGQSGQLVAVIPLAALLHSTSWTITFGSIAGLGILFAVLVFVIVRNHPPEVDRDITVDTDTGAIRVVTSAVDTGVGIRAAWAHPGTRLAFWSHFTTPFAGTAFVLLWGMPFLTAGEGLSTAAAAGILSTYVLIGMVIGPIMGELSRRIPTMRSRALVLPAVAVQAVAWLVVISWSGPAPLWLLYALAFALAMGGPASMIAFDHARTHNPAHRLSTATGVTNAGGFLAALIAIYAIGLALDLQGAGTPSTYTLDAFRIAFLTQVPLWAVGAFFIARERRRTRIHIGLDQPRPRRRR
- a CDS encoding pseudouridine-5'-phosphate glycosidase gives rise to the protein MDAMKTSDEVREAVDAGHPVLALESTIFTHGLPRPRNLEVALDAEERVRGVGVVPATIGVVDGRPTVGLSPAEIERLATADGVVKASVRDLAPIVVKELSAGTTVAATAHLAHRAGVRVFSTGGLGGVHRGASESFDESADLPTLAALPLVVVSAGVKSILDIGLTLERLETLGLGVVGYRTTDYPAFYITDSGYDLDFSVDSPDEVARIARARDALGIPSTLLVAHPVDEAVQLSPELHDAVLAGALAAADAAGVSGHDTTPFLLDAMQRETGGRSLDVNVAVYRGNVDLGAQIALSLAGDA